A single window of Lepeophtheirus salmonis chromosome 2, UVic_Lsal_1.4, whole genome shotgun sequence DNA harbors:
- the LOC121132229 gene encoding hatching enzyme 1.2 produces MIKMITYLLLLSVSSILIPPYQAEEACRMMIDKHNRAEMMSRNFVFGNNNLWPDKQVPYVFGTRFTSSEKRMIQEAMDTIQTSSCVEFIARSTQRNFIILRNDKRGCYTSALGFNQNRGSTTINLNRRMCMTPSTIIHELFHALGFMHEQNRPDRDAFIRVSWNNIQQSTNTFYQFARARASGETIQRCDLRRLTPYSNCYNGMTATTFGLPYDYKSVMQYSRTAFSKNGRNTMTPTRAFRGPLGNRVGMTSLDIQKLNEAYQCNSATSCNDGFSFCSNVQIFCRLSTWMRKNCKKTCNFC; encoded by the exons ATGATAAAGATGATTACATATCTGCTACTCCTGAGTGTGAGTTCCATCCTTATTCCTCCTTACCAGGCTGAag AGGCTTGTAGAATGATGATTGACAAACATAATAGGGCTGAAATGATGTCCAGAAACTTCGTGTTTGGTAACAACAATCTTTGGCCAGACAAACAAGTACCTTATGTATTTGGAACTCGTTTTACATCAAGCGAAAAAAGAATGATTCAAGAAGCAATGGATACAATTCAAACAAGTTCATGTGTTGAATTCATAGCTCGAAGTACACAAAGAAATTTCATTATACTTAGAAATGATAAGAGAGGCTGTTATACCTCTGCATTGGGATTTAATCAAAATAGAGGTAGCACTacgataaatttaaatagacGAATGTGCATG ACCCCATCCACCATTATTCATGAGCTATTTCATGCACTTGGCTTTATGCATGAGCAAAATAGGCCAGATCGAGATGCTTTTATTCGTGTGAGTTGGAATAATATTCAACAGAGCACTAATACCTTTTATCAATTTGCTCGTGCTAGAGCATCTGGAGAAACTATACAGCGTTGTGATCTTAGAAGACTTACACCCTACAGCAATTGCTATAATGGAATGACAGCCACAACATTTGGCCTTCCTTATGATTATAAATCTGTCATGCAATATTCAAGGACAGc TTTCTCTAAAAATGGACGAAATACCATGACTCCTACCCGTGCTTTCCGTGGACCCTTGGGAAATAGAGTTGGAATGACATCAttagatattcaaaaattaaacgaaGCATATCAATGCAATAGtg CAACAAGTTGCAATGATGGATTTAGTTTTTGCTCCAACGTTCAAATATTCTGCAGATTGTCAACGTGGATGagaaaaaactgtaaaaaaacatgtaatttttgttaa